AAAATTCACGCTCACAGATGGGTAATTTTTCCAGTTTCCGGCTATTATATACATCCCTGAACTTGAGGCTGATAATCTCTCTGAATGCAACTAAAAAAGTCATTATATTGTTTTGTGCATTTTCCAAGGTGACCCGTCAAACCACATACATCATATAATAGAAACTTTATCAACACAGTATTGACAGACCCACTGTAATATTACTTTCCTATGGTGACAGAGACTTTACATTTGGAAGGCCTGTCACTTCCAACTTCAAAATGATTACCCTAAGTTTAATAACTGGATTGAAAACAAGACAGTTACCTTGTGCTGAAGGCATAAAGTGCTTTTCCTcagtttcaacatgtttcaagcTGGTTTTGTCGAAGCTCTTCACTTCAGCCCTGGACTCAAGAGCTTCCTCTTTGATAACTGAAAAGAGGACAATACCATTATTCAAAGCTTAATTAAAGATGGCCTCTTCCTCTACTCATTTGAAGGAACAGGTACATGTTAATGTAACCATGGTAGAACTAAAAttacatttcctttttttaaaaagaaatttaaaagtacCCATGTAAATTCTTgtgcgctcattggctaatttttattttcaataagagtacagacagggaattttttaatttatgcaaacaTCTGTGCAACTGTCaactttcaaactttattgactGTTGTCAGTAGCTAAtcagaaagagaaaaaagccACTTAAACAATGTTATGACAAGGCAGCTGCCTAAGAAAAATTTCCAGAAGCCCTTCGGGCtaccaacattaaaagttagtagcccgagtcattttttcaagccCAGAATAAATAAGTTAACCCAGCACCACCTCCcatgatgtacatgtaccttcctTTGTGGGAAGAACATTTGATTCCTTTGTTTCCACATGTTTAAGTTTAGATGCATCAAAGCTTGACACTTCAGAGACATCTGGAAGAGACTCTGGTCGCAATTCCTCTCTTAGGTCTGTAAATTCAATTAAACTATCAAGTCCAATAAAGTAATAACCTTGAATCCAGACAATTCTTATTGACTGTTTTTAAGTTGTGTCTTTCCAATGCAACTGTTTAAATGCTCTGGGCATCAAGGACTTAGGGTATCTTAGGTCTTTTAACAAGACTGTATGCTTTGTTGCAAGCTTTTATTCAGGTAAATAAAATCATAATACTCTTACATTAAAGAATAGAGCAGAGTACTTTACAGTGTATTCAACTCGATATTTGATCAGGGATTTTGAGCAGCTTGAGGCACCTTGCTGATATCTACAAGTGCAGTTCACCAAATAGTAATCCACACAAACATGACTGTTTCTGAATGAGAGTGTGGGTTTCTTTTACATCCCATGAAATCTATGAGCCTTGCAACATGTATGTAGTGAATTTTTGGATGTTTAGCTAAGCTCCCATGAGTACCCCACACTGGGTCACCTTTATGTAAAACATTCAAACTAGTAATAAATTAATTACTACAATGTAGTTTTGTTAGAAGGTTAAAAGTTTGACACTAGTTTGCAccttaaaggcgctgttacactgtgaaatatttcgtgcaacttgtctcgcaatgtctTGGctacattgtggcgggacaagttgcacgaaacatttcacagtgtaacatacccaacaacggccaaaatcgttgcaagacaagttgcaagagccgttgcagaaagtagaattaagtactacttttcgtgcaactaattgtctcgcaacgattttggccatTGCAGGGTATGTtgcactgtgaaatgtttcgtgcaacttgtcccgccacaatgtagTCAAAACATTGGGAGACAAATTACACAAAACATTTCAGTGTAAAAGCGCCCTAAGTTTTACAGTTGTTACTCCTGAAACACTATCAAAAAGAAACTCTCCATTGTTCTGTCTTGTAGAGAAAGAGGATGTATAGATCATGATAAAAGAGACCAAAAGATCTACTCATTTGCAAATGTTAGTACAAAGGAAATACTTTGTCTTCAGTTCTCACATCAGTGTGTCTATTTTCCCTCAGGACCTCCACAGCTTCCAACTAATAGTCAACTGGTTGGTGATGAATCAGCATTTTTATAGTTTAATAGTTTCTACCAGTGAGATTTCATCCCACTTAAATAAATGTTTGAGCATTTTTTTTGGTCTAAAGGGTAAACAATGAGTTGTTGTTTTAGTAACTGCAATCAACTATCACACTGCTATTACAGATGTCAGCAGCACCTGTTTCCATGAAAGGACACTAATATTACCATGTAGGCTTTGCAAACTTAAGTTTTAATTtcacaagaaaaaagaaagagtttCACTGTGGAAGGCAGTTCATACTAAACATTTTAACAGAAAAGTGGCCACAATAGAATagggaaaaaattccaaaaagtagtgcaagcaaacaaaaccaATGGCAAGGATTTTATAAATAATGCAACACAACATTTCAACAAGTTAAATCCTCTTGGCTGTCTGTGCAAAAAATTCCACAAAAGTGAACAAAGAACAAAAGGTTTCTGAGATAATTGCagttacaaaaataaaaattttaatgtttacaTGTCATCAATGCAATCAAGTGGAAAGGCCACAGTGTCATGTGAGAGGGTACTGTTTGTTTACAAATTATATGCAAATGTAATACAGAGGTGGTATGATTTTACCTATGCAGGATATTGGATggtttttcataaatattgtaaaGGTAAAGTATGCTGGACTTTCCCTTTTAAAGAAGAAGACCATGCCTTAAAAGATCAAGCAAGATCACCTAGAAATCAGACTTACAACATGGCATTtcccaatttttatttctttttgttcttttgtacACAAGTTTAGCTTATTTTGTTAGCAAGCTTATTTTGACAACCGGTTTCTCTGAAATGATAAACAGCTTCAATGAAACCGAAAGACTGAGCTACGGATGGTAATTTCTGTGTTAAACCCTATCATTGAGAGTTCAAGCACCTATTATATGTATCAAATTACATATAAGTTTCTCCCAGGAACAAATTCTGAGAACGGAATTTCGTTCTCGATGAGTGCTCTATCTATACGTGACGAAGATAAACTCGTTTTAAAAACGGGTCCTAAACTGGAAAGCGGACATACAGTCGTACCAGTGTTTCAAAGCGCATTAAAAATAGCGACTCTTATTTTCCGTGGGTCTCCGTGGAATGTGAAAGATATGAAAAAGTAGGAGTGCAATATTATTTTTGAAATGCAACAAATTAAAACTATATAATATTTATATGCACGTTGTGCTGAAACTTGAAAAGACAAAAGATATCACCCACCTTGAGGGGTTGGAAGATGGgtcttttcttctgtttgcaCGTGCTTCAGCAAATCCTTGTTAAAAACTTCTACACCAGAAAACGGTGCTGTCCGTTGTTCGTCTTCGATTGCTTAGGGATATATTAATTGCAAAAATGAGAATAGTCAAAACAAGCTGACTAACGGTGTAAGGGAGGCCGCTCAACTAAGCTCTTGACTTAAAATTTTAACAGAAACTGAAACCAACAAGTCATATGAACCAAAGAAACTTACTCTCTTTCGAAGGAAGAGGGTTTTTTTCCTCAGTGTGCGTTTTTTTCAGCTTAGAGGGATCGAAATTTTTCACCTCGGATCGATCAGGGAAGTCATCTGGTTGAAGCTCCTGTTTTAACGCTGCGAGACAAGAAAACAGTCATCTCCGACTCCCACGTTATACTCTCTTAAAGTCAAAGTGGTTGAAAATATACCATTCATAGTATTCACATGCCAGAAGAAACTCGATAAAGTGAGAATTTGTGCATGTCGTGCGTGTACGTGGTACAAAAACACTCAAATAATGTGTCCAAAACTTTAATGTCTCAAAAAGCTAATTTGCTTGCTTCTGCCTTCATTTTCAAGAACAAGCCACTCAGAAAATACATCACAATGTAAAACCAGTCTCCTTTTCCAAAAAGTTGACTGAGCGTGCAGTTTTGCACAAGAATGCAGGGTGCTAGGCATGATGAAAGGATTGCTTACTTTCGTTAGTAGGAAGCGTATTCTTCTCCTCAGTCTTGACATGTTTCAGCTTGGAAGCATCAAAAGCGTTAACCTCAGCTAGATTTGGTTTCTCTGCCATTTTCGTACACGAATTTAAGCGTTTCCTTTGGAAGACACGCAGCTCAAGATCCCTTCCTTGAAAATATTTGACGGTCACAAAATACCCACCGCCGCCCCCTTAAACTATGAGTCCATTACCTTATAAGGTATGGCGTGACAACCAAGCAAATACGTAACAGCTGAGCTCTGTTTACATCAGAGATTCCTTTTGTATTCTTCGATTGTTCAATTCTCGAGGCGGAAATTGGTCGTAACATAAGGCCCATAATTAGTCACATTGAAACATTTAGTATGATTTACAAGATTACGTTTATGCGAGTAATCTTCATGTGTCCCGCAAggagtttaaaattaaaaagaaggAACATATGACAAAGGCATAATTGAACAAATAATAATCATTACCTCTTGGCATAAAAACTGAACCTGTTAACGATCTCAATACAGTGTAAACTTATTGACCAAGACTAAAAGGGAGTCATAATTTGTAGCTACTCCGGTTTGGAATTGAATAGGGTCTTTGAAcggagggtgtaaagtgcaggtcATTGCTTTACCATACATGAAGCAACCCAAACCTTTTAAAAAACGCTAACTTcaggcttaaacattatttttatgcctataatgttagcattagtaaaggtttagGTTGCTCCAGCTATGGCGagacaatgacctgcaacccaaacctgcaacctgcactttacaccctccaGTCTTCGAATTGAAATTTGTCAAGTTACTTTCACTTCCAAACCGTAGTACGTAGCTGTGTGAACTGTAACTTAACTAAATAGGATTTTCAGTGACAGTctttcctttcatgtttttATCCTTTCCCTTTTGAATTATCAGATATTAAAAGTTGGCATGTTGTAAAGAGCTATTAAAGTTTAATCTGCAAAGCATCCCAAAAATAACATGTATTTTTCTATCGATCATCTCAACTTATCATCGCTTGTGCCATTTTAAGCTTCAAGGATCAGTTAATGTCAACTGGATATTATAAATGAGTGCACAAATTTCACCTTGACTGTGATGTATGTGAACCAACAATAACATcataaaaaacagcaaattcacagttgtaacacattttaatctgTGAATCTTtcataaaactaaaataaacatACTGTTTCCTCCATGTATTGCTCTTGACTCATTAACACTACCATTTAACACTTTTTACTTTTAATGTTCTTTGTTCTCATtacacaaaagaaaacaattatgATCATGAGCTAAGAGACATCATTCTCTGTTCTGGCAAATGAACACCAGTGTGCACTAGAATACGTAAAACAACAATCTCCAGGGCCATACATAGGTTGTTTATATATCACTTTCACTCATGAAGACCTgagccgtgttcacattaggtcTCGATTATAATCGAAATTTAATCCAATTAAGTTTggaatgggttcacatcaactaataaAAGTACGTGATAATAAATggataattatttcaaacaacctcaaggtGGTTGCTTGAAGCAATTACAGCACgcaattgaacagaatggccaACATCTGGTGGTATGAGCAGAAAAAACATCTAATCGCTTTATGGGGCGAAGATTTGGATTTGCCTTCTATTCTcagaagctatccttggtttCTTCTTGCCTCACGTATGGTGATGATACATGTAATTGTGGCAGGCATGCGATATGGcaccattttgtctcacactgtGAGGTTACCctgcctattgtatttgaatttttgcaGACATGAGCAGAACCACAACTGAATGAAATTAAGTGGAATACGATTGCCTGGattatacttcagttgatcacAATCAACACTGATTGTGAACACAGCTCCGGACTTCAGTTCAAGGACAGTGTTAAAAGGAATATAGGAACATGAAAAACAGAGATATGGATCAGAATAGTTTGCAGAAACAGGCCAGCGATAGCCCCACATGGAAGAAACTGCTCAAACCAATGCCTAAACTATAGGACAGTCACAGCTGCAAGTAGATCAtgcatttttgcaaaataattttAGTCTTTAGCAAAACTGCACCGCTAGGCAGATCTGGATGCCCCATAAatgtttttcttatgaaaattccTTTTCTTCTGTAAAGAGATATATTAACTAAGATGCCTAACAAAACCCAATAGATGTACAAAATCTGGAAGCCTCATACATGCACACTGTACATCTTATGAATTTTGTAAGAAGATACATGTAAATTATATTAAATAACATgccaaaaaaaaatccaatGAACACAAAAAACACTACTTTTGGTGGTTTGTCACTGAAGTTGATCCATAGAAAGCTTGATTGCTTTTCTAAATACACTCAGCTTATTCAATGATGCCATAATATGACCAGTACTTATGTAATCCAGTTTACAACCTGGCCAGATTTCAGAAGGGCTCATCACATTATCACGTGGAACATATGCATCATGTTTTGCTATCACAAACTGAACTAAACTGCAATCAACTGGTTTGGGAAAATGTTTTAGATGAGTAGCTTCATCCATCACAAAGTTCATGAAATCAACGGCTTTTGTTCTGGGTAATGAGGAGTCCCAAACTCTCAGTCTACTAAGTACAGATGGTAAGTCATTAAAAACAGTCTGTTTCAAGCCATTGCAGACATCTTCATGTTGAAGGTATAATGTTTGAAAACGAATTTCATCCTGATCTGGGTTCTTTCTTTGGTATTTCAAAAAATACTGGGATGAGGAATTGAAAAGACTACTCTGAATTAATTTTTCACTGTACGTTTCTTCATCAAATTTGGTGAATCCAACTCCATTGATAGCTACACAATTTAACAATTCATTCCTGTAAACGTCatctaaaagttcattctccAAAGTACTCCACGAACAGGCTTTGCTCATCACTCCCTAAGATAAAGAACAACAATTGACaataaaacaaacaattaactataaaaaagaaaactggagagGGAATTCTGGAAACACAGGACCAAGAATAATGGTATCTGCATGCCATCAGGTCACCAGCAAGCTTGCCTTCATAGTGTTTTAAGATTTCACAGCTACATAAATTTTGGAAGTCAAAAAGAGATATGATAAATTACTCTTCTACTaacaatcttaaaaaaaaacagagtttCACACTATTATATTACTACCCTGTATCACAGATGTAGAAGAATCTGAGTGGTGTGCATGGAAAGGGGAGGCACAAGGCATAAAAAAGGGCTGCCTTCCTAAGAGGTTGTTAAAAATTTGTTTACAGGTACTTTCCTTTTCGAATTTCCTGTTGGCTTTTGATGGCCCATGGATTGATTACATACTTTCCTTGGGGAAACAAACTATCAAGTGTATCAAAAGAAAATGAGAGCAGCCCAAACTTAAGCAGGACTTAATGCAATtgaaaaagaacacaaaaacaGCAAATATCTTCATGCTCTGCCCGCACACatgaaaatttcattttcttcatttgCCATCCTCCTCTAAATGAAGATGTTAAATTTCCACATTAAACATTCTGAAGACATCCTGTCAGTTTTATCACTTGACTGATCTTTGCTGCTTTGCCAGTAATTTAGAAGAAGAGCTCCCCTAACTGACTGTTGGCCAACTGTCAGTAAACTGTCAGCCAACAGTTCACCGACAAGTAATCAACAGCCTACTGACACATTAATTTGACTGTACAGTATGCTAACAAAATAAAATCCAAAGAGCAAGTGAGCTTATCAGTCTGAACATGCCAGGAAGTTTACTTCACTTCAGCGGAGTTGGAAGTGTTTTCGAAATCCCCCTATAATGCTTTGGGCCccccatttcctttttttcttcaaattttttagagtgtgattgcttaacacttgactaaAAAAAATCTAAGCTGATTTTTTCCAAAGGcagtttactttgagtgtaagttttcgatttcatggtccaccattactcacattccaaactgactgattggaccccAGAGGGTTGggtctagggaaaagtgacatcattgactcactaccttaaaatttcagcgtgtaaacgcagcctATTACATATGCAAACATGAGTTTAAAggctgaaagcccaaaactcccgcactgcatattaattcagccacgtacacatgcattgcattcttaaactagcgagtcttcgacgtcactttctcctcaatccagctctctcaagattttaaagttagtcaTGGCTGACCATTacataggaaaattccagttaaaataaacaggtattttttttaaccaaggcttaaaacttgggtcccTTTCTgattagttaacatagttttgaaagccaaataaaaataaaaatagatttttttggtcacagtagcactttaacagaTTACGTTGGTGTTACTCAAGCTACTGGCTTTGTTTATTCTTAGTTAAAATTTTTTCTCGCGTAATAATGCCAGAATAATGTATGCACATTTCAATGATTGATTTTGtacggttagggttagggttagccaGTTAAGCAACAAATTAACACAACAAAAGTTGTTACAATaaagaaaattggtaaaaatCAAGAAATGGTCTCTGGCTGAAATGATTGAGAATTACAAGCTTTCGACTGTCTGAACTACAGTCTGACTGTAAAATGCGAATGACAAGAGAGAAGAAGAAATGTGAATATAAATGCATGGAGTtgtgaaaaacaataaaaaatgcaaatattcatgaatgtttgttaaaaagaattttatgtTGTCCAGGTATTGGGCATGAATTATGAATTTTTGTCCATATTAGGAGTCAGTTTGGTATGCCATGCTTCCAGTGTCTTTCTTTTTCTGATTTTCTCGCTTTCCTGTTTGCGTTTTTTATGTCTAGAGTTCTTTGCATTACTGATATAATCGTCCTCTTCATCCAAATCCTTGTGCGATCCATGATTATGAGCTTTTGCCACTTTGTAGTTTGAATCAGTTTTTTTGTCTTCTCTCTCCTTCTTTCTCTCTTGCTCTTCGcccttttcatttttgtcctcTTCCAGCGTTTGCTTATGATACCTTGAatgcttttctttcttcttgttATCATCCTCAGGGCCAAAATGTTTGTGATGAGAACGACTGTGAGTTTTCACGGCATCCTTTTCCTAAATGTCATCCTTTCGTTTTATCTGTCGTTTCACATGGTGTTTCAGTTTCTGGCAAgtttcctcctcctcctcctccttcttcttcttcttcttatcgttttagggttagggttaggcgcagtggtgagagcactcgcctcccaccaatgtggcccgggttcgattcccagatccggcgtcatatttgggttgagtttgttggttctctactctgcaccgagaggttttctccgggtactccggtttcccctctcctcaaaaaaccaacatttcacttgatttgtgttaactgttaatttcagtttacagtgtccccaattagtgctccagtgctagaacgactaggaacataaataaagttcctttcctttcctttcttatgCATACCTCATCCTTTGTACTTCCCCTTCAGAAGTGGCTTTCACTTTTCCAGGAATAACCTTTCCAACccatttattactattatatgTCCAGTTCTAAAACGTACTTAATGGAGCGTGACTCGTTAGAGCTATCCTCCACATGTCATGTTATTTTGTAAACATTACGCAACACAAACGAGACATGAATGGATTCCTATATTCTAACAATTCAAACTGAGTTCCTTTATCTGCTGTCTGCTTACAGTTATATCCTTTATCTGGATTGGCGAAAAGCAACAACTATCCCCATTCATGTCACGTTGAGCGCTACAGAAGTTGTTTGTATTAGATGGTATGTTAGTCACCATTGGTTTAGTCCTAGACATTAGTCTCACTATAAAAGGTCTAGTAAAGTCCAAATTATCACTCTGTGAGCTCTATAGTTAACTGTGAGGAGTACCTTTACTGTTTACGAATTTTATTCCCACCCTCCCTCCCTTCGGAGGTTTTGTTAAGGTCAAGTTTAATAAATTCAGGTTCACCTCTCGGTACACGCTTCGGTTAAGTCTCGCAGCAACTTCCCCAAGCTTCGGTGTTTTTCATGCTATGCCATTTTACGCTCTCTATCTGCCTTTgttcttgtccgatccagcatgTGCCGGCAGAGTCAGCTcttagtgctggggagataaggagGCTTGCGCTATTTTTACCGCCTACACTCTTTCCATTATAGCACGATGCTGGCCGGAGGTTTAGCTCGTAGTGCCGTGGATAGTTACCCTTGTATATCATTACTTGGCTTTTACCGGCCTACTGGTTACTGGTGTTGATTACTGGTTTagattggaatcaatgccgttAACAACTGTTCTAAATGTGAAAAACTATTCtacattagtatcacccaaataGTGCACTAATACAAATCctacattttgattggctacgctactagatgactattagtaatagtcctcaagtagcgaaaagcgtgacgttttctttcgttttattcccaaataaatatttcttcaacttgcatttgctaactttattattgcctttccTGTctcactagttgggtgatactaaaacaattagacgcttcgccctcaagggccacaggtcaatagcccattcggcgacccttgtgggctacgggtctaattgttaaatagcactTTAAACTTTATGGTTGGGTCACAGAATGTGGCCTTTACACTTTGGATTTGAACCAACTCTTAAAGGCAGCTGGACATGTATGTATTTATATGCATTGATAAGTTTCACCTAAAtaaggtggtttgcaaccaatctctagggacacagataacaatgttgcaatgtacaattgctggtggacgtaaaaaaggagctaatgacagatcttttgttttcgtccaccaacaccTTTACCTGTTGTCAGTATGAATCACTTTGGTAAATATTATATGTGCCTGTTTTCTCATTGCCTACCTGTGTGAAAACACAAGATGCAGTGCTCCATGATAAACATGGCACTATTGCCAGTGGTTTCGGCCAAGCAGTGCATGCCAGAGAAGCCATATGCCCCCCCATAGAAATACCAGTGATTCCCAATGGGCCATATCCCTGCCGTTCTCCCCACTGTAGCAGGACAAGAGACTCCAATATCAACGCTGCACCCATGATGAACAAGTCCACAACATATCTAAGACTAGATCGAACTTGATTGTTTGGTTTTCTCACTCCATAGAAAGGATTTTCTAAAAGAACTGACGCAATACCATAGTTCTTTGCCAGTGGTTTCGCCATCATATTTCTTCTTCGCCAAAAGTGATGGTCTCCCGTTCCAGCAAGATGAAGGCACAGCGGCTTTCGTCCTTGTTGTGGCCATTTTTTAGGAACGATAATCTGAAAACAAGCTTTTTCACTTTCCTTAGGCAACAGACCTGGAAAATGTTGTGCTAATGGTGAGGTGAAGTGTCCTTCTGCGATGTGACAATGCTCTGTTGTCCATGATTTGGTTAACTCGACGGGATATTGTTTAGAAATGAGACCATTACATCGGTCTCTATCAGAAACAATTTTTCGAACCTCTAGTAATCGCTCATACACTTTTATATCTCCCCACCCTTTCGAAAAGAACGAAGATAAGATTAATCTTCGATAAAGTCGGTCGCATTTGCTTGTCAAGGACATTTGAAAAACCTTAATCATAATACTTAGCGACCAGGCCTTTATCTGTGTTTCCGCCAAAAGTCGATAAGTTTTCGTTAACTGAACAACAGTCTCGGTAGCTTTCGGTTATCTACGTTTGGGATTCGTCGGCAAAGGAATTTCTGGGTATGTCGTCGGATTTCTTCGGGAGCGGATGTGAGCACGAGAGTCAACTCTTATCCTTCCGTCAGATATTCGGAGTTAAATTTCTTAGCATAAACCGGAGTGAGTGGTCATAGTTTTTAATATAGATGTGACCATGGAGTATTCAGTGAATTGGCTGGTAAGTTAAGGAAACGCAAACAAAATGAGTACGCCACTACGAGCGAATATCTCGCGGGGAAACCCTGACAAAGTCTTCGATTTGATTGAGAAAGTTGGAGGAGGGACATACGGAGACGTTTTCAAGGTTTGTATCGATCGCATGGTTATGAAACGGTTGGTTTGTTTAACCCAAATATATATTTGAATCTTGTTTCTTCTGGATACGCGCTTTAACTAATCGAACCACAAACCTGTAATTTTTAGGCCAGGGTAATTGCTACCGGAGAACTTTCGGCGGTGAAAGTTGTCAAGATTGAACCAGGCAAGTGAAAAATTAATCGGTAGCTACTGATAATTTAGTCAGGTTGATAAGACGGGTAATGATGTTGTACGGCTCTTCTGTTGTTAATGACGATGAAATGTTAGTTTTCAGGAAGGTTCGCCGAAACCCGCATTTCGTAGCAAGCTTTAAACtgcttttgattgttcattttatttatttccaaACATGGTGTTGTTTAAGTTATGGTTTTATAAATTTAATGAGCCTTCACGTTGTTTTTAGTTTACTGAAAGTCCAAATGATTTCGTTTTTAAAGATAGTTTTATGCCTGTGTATACATATGTTCTCATTTGAGGATTGCAGCACTATtgatcattgtttcttaatTGCTCTACGATCTTGAACAATATTGGCGTCAATTTGTTTTCATAACATCGTGTAATTAATGCTACTATAACCAGCGAAGGGTGCCTGAAATGTTTCCAAAGGATTTAAATAAAACACGGCTGAGCTACGTTAAAAATATACAAAGCAAGACAAGTGTCAatttataatattaatattgtttagTGTACGAATAACTGTAAGCGTGATGATAAAAAGTGATAATATTAATTGTTAAATTTttaacctcggttaatgcatttctcctgctctgattggtttactcagtctcggttatcagctcataatTTATACCTTAGTTGGACCTtaaatggcaaatgattgcgctaagcgttgctaagctaaaattattttcggtggaaagtgaaatttccctctgaataaaacaaaaaagaaaaactcaacCTTAGAAGGAAATAATTCTATGACAAGCCATCTATACCATCCGGAACAAGTAAAGAAATATTCAGGTTTGGTATCCAGGCATCTCTCCACCCAGGAGACTCACAAGCGATATGAAATCAAAGTTTCCACCTTGAAAAGATACAATGTATCTCATCACCAAgcaaatacaaagcaattcaAGTACTACTTCAAGCAAGCATCTTAATGACAGAAACAAAAGTCAGAAACGCATGCAGATTCGTTTAATCTGGTTTGTGTCAGATTTGTTTAATTGATCCTTAAACATGTAATTTAGCAAAAGTGGtgtcattttcgttttttccaTTTGTCTGCTTTTTCAGTACCATCTTGAATTATGTCTTAGGTGCATTCTTACATCATGTGCACACGTACCTCATGATTGTTTTTTCCTATAGgattgtttctttccctaccCATCTCCTTTGCTTCAAAAGTAACAGTTACTGTCGAATGCACTTCAagaatccgagattactacttgTAATAGTAAAGAaaaccaactttattcattcacttcaatgaaagggaaggataccagaggttatccatATTGAGGGTATCCTCCCACAGCCGTATGTAATTGACTGAGCGTTGAT
The genomic region above belongs to Montipora capricornis isolate CH-2021 chromosome 5, ASM3666992v2, whole genome shotgun sequence and contains:
- the LOC138048959 gene encoding protein ABHD18-like, whose amino-acid sequence is MIKVFQMSLTSKCDRLYRRLILSSFFSKGWGDIKVYERLLEVRKIVSDRDRCNGLISKQYPVELTKSWTTEHCHIAEGHFTSPLAQHFPGLLPKESEKACFQIIVPKKWPQQGRKPLCLHLAGTGDHHFWRRRNMMAKPLAKNYGIASVLLENPFYGVRKPNNQVRSSLRYVVDLFIMGAALILESLVLLQWGERQGYGPLGITGISMGGHMASLACTAWPKPLAIVPCLSWSTASCVFTQGVMSKACSWSTLENELLDDVYRNELLNCVAINGVGFTKFDEETYSEKLIQSSLFNSSSQYFLKYQRKNPDQDEIRFQTLYLQHEDVCNGLKQTVFNDLPSVLSRLRVWDSSLPRTKAVDFMNFVMDEATHLKHFPKPVDCSLVQFVIAKHDAYVPRDNVMSPSEIWPGCKLDYISTGHIMASLNKLSVFRKAIKLSMDQLQ